GTAATTCTAGGTTCgactaaaaattataattatttaatttaatctaaAATCAGTTAGAATCTGTTGTCGTTCAATCAATTACCCaatataatttaatactatcaATTAAGATTCATAATAACAAAATTTGTATAgagataattttattttcaaataaaaataaatccaagtgaAATCTCCAAATTTCAATTGAAATGATACCAATTGAAACTCTTAATCattatattaatttcaaattcaattaaGATTCATAATAAGTAGTGAAAGTGAAAAATtagtcaaataaaaaataaatcagaATAATTAGTGAAAGAGAAAAGGACGTATGACTcttgtaattaattaaaagacttaataatgtaaaaaccaaaaacatgatatcaacgcgtctcgcgccgggctcgcgtctcgtctcggagagacgagacccccgcgagacgcattgcagcgcccatctcgtctctatctcgcgcccgtctcgtcgtgtagctcgtctcggcgagacacgagacgagatggctcgtcacgcgccagggacacgtggcacgtccccatgcgtgcgtgacgcccactcgctggcccgcgagtgggcgtcgtcactgatgacgcaataattcgttttttttaaatagatttttaattaatttttttttcaaacggtaatattaccgttaaatttttattttcatttttaaaattttttaattttttactctataaataattctatttcatactcatttcaaacacaaacacacatctattcctctcaaatcctctctatcactccaatttccatcttcaatcaactcaaacaaatggatccttttgagcaaatgcgtcaattaatggaacaatcactcgaagaagatcaacgacgagaggcggaggaagccgcaccacccccacgacgctcccggaagtacatcaatcggaaccgggaggaagccgccgcacggttagtacgcgactacttctgcgataacccgatttggggagatacctatttccgtcgccgtttccgcatgcggaaaccgctatttctccacatagcgaatactttggcggccagggaggagttcttccgagaagggttcgacgcggtcggtcgtcccagccacacgacgctgcagaaatgtactgcagccatccggcagcttgcgactggacaaacggccgacatattcgacgaatacctgcacatcggagacaaCACTGGGCGCTTGtaggtttaaaaaaaattataaattaaattgaatgaatagtaattaagaggcGGTATAGAGacagttaagagacggagcgttgcaggttccgtctcttagttaagagatggaggaaaaaaggacagtggggccctcaaatagtgctcaaatagtagttaagagacggtttaagaggcgatatagagacagcgttgtggatggcctaaatggTTAAGGGTAACAGAGTAAAAACATTTGAGCATTgaaacacaaaattaaattattaatgtttACTGTATATATATTTACGAAAATATCTTTTTTTTGCCATATGGCGGCATAGTTGACCCTTTTAATTATAATGAAGATATTTAACTAAATTAGTTACCCTGCTACAGTAGCAACCAATGAGCGTGAGTCAACGCCGAACTTTTTTTACTACTATGAAAATTAGTTGGAATTAAATagctattaaataaaaaatcattcaTATTTAGAATCTTTAAATTCAAATACAGCCACACAATTGTTATTATTATCACAATTATTGTTAGCTTTCACTGTCAACCGACGTCCAATTCTAATGAAACCACCCAGTACTTAAGATCAAAAAGGAAGAAGATTAGAGATGTTAATCGGGCCGGCCTAtcgggttgcgggctaatcgggttgtgaattctttcgggttgtaaaagttcaactCTGGCCCTAAAAGCTCgagtttcgggctagcccaacgaGTTAATcaggttgctaccgataagattaacatgtgatcaatctaataaataatgatgaaaattaattatattcataaaatgtaaaatatttaattatgataaatttgagatatatggtcaaattcaatcataaacatgatcaaatactaatatttgagatatttcgtgaaattttaatgcatgttttagaaatttaaatatttttagtgaatttgaagtttttaattaatttattaattattatatttataaaaattcaatatattatttgtatatttaatataaaattgaaagttattttttagttattaatattataaaagtaatcaatgaagtgtcgaattaggagtgaAAAATagaatttgtatatttaatataaaattaaaagtaatcaatatattatttgtatatttaatataaaattgaaagttattttttagttattttttagttttcggccagcccatcgggttttcgggtctggcccctaacgggtcgcgggctaatcggattttaattttattggacTAGAAATTTCTTGCCCTAACAcaataaatttggcgggctattttGATCAGCCTACGGGTTGCGGGCTAGATTGACATCAGTAAAGAAGAtggattaattaaaaaattgaaattgtggTTAAGAGGCATTCAGTATAAAGTGTAAACCTaaaaattaggaaacaataGAAGCTGAAATTCGATTCAAAACTTCCTGTGTATTTGTATAGTCAAAGGTACAAGCATCAAAGCAAACCGAACAAATCTACACCTCTCTCCAACATTAAAAAACAATCGAAAACTAATTCACAAACACAAATTGAGATGTGCATTACAGCAACGATCGGTGAGAATCAATTAAGCAACCGAAATATCCACCTTCTATCTTCCGGCGGCGGCGATGTGCGGGGAGAGGAATCGCGAGATCGCGACGCGGAGGCGCGGAGAGACGCTGTGGAAGTACGAGAGGACGTCGCTGAAGAGGTACGAGGCCGTCTCGACGAACAGATTGAGGCTTCGGAGCGGCGGAACGTAGAGAATGAGCGGCGCCACCGAGAACGCCACGGTGAAGAACAGCTGTAgcatctttatttatttttttctgtcTCGCGAAATGGAgtaatttgtataaattgggGTTTGGCTTTGGCCGTTTGGAATAAATTAATTTGGGGGAAGGGAAGCTATTGAAATTGGAGATATAATAAGTATAAACGTGGGGCCGTTGAAATTGTGGCGGTTTTTTGGCTGGGCAACGTGGCATAGTAGTAGATGGCTACGCGAAATGTCGACATTGCCCCCACTCCTCTTCAATTTCTAGTTAAAAAACACTCCTATTATATTAAATGGTTATCtcattaaaataaatagtagaaccagaatttgattttttattcccacattttccccctttttttaaattacagGGTAAATTAGTCCTTCCACAAGCATATTGCTGGTTGAGCTTGAGCCTGTTTATGAAATTTTAATCCAACTAGGTACATGTGTCAAATTCAAGTAATAGGCTGGCCAAAAccatattataattatttttcactttttgctttttttttgtttgtaagTCTAAAAGATGGAAACAAACAACTAAGTACTAAAGCCAAATACTATGTCATTCATCCACAAAGAATATCTTTCGCTATATATAATCATTGTCATATTATCGTTCTCCTTAAATTCTATGTCATCATATCACAACACTTATAATTAATACCTTTTCTCGTATCctataaaatttcataattttatttacaaattaccaattactactattttataaaattaaaatacacaacAATATAATTAACAGAATTACTTCattaaaatataacaaaaattaaaaaaaagttaaaaattacGGTCGTTAGATATTGGGATACAATTAActatataaaattgaaatacaCAACAATAACAATTTAAATTATGCAACATGGTCACATTTTGGTTAATTCCATAAAGTTTGAAATCAGAATATTGCATTATAAAGTTTAagtttttcttaattttctcatatatatatatgtataacaaaaagagtatttttttaaaatttccccCCTTCCCTCTTATTTTAGTGAAACAATATCGTTttgaatattataaaaaaataaaagtttgtatataaataagataattaagaaaaattaaaatttcgtgatttaatattcttatttcaattttatgtgATGACtagatatttaattaaattacatCTATTGACCTACTTAACATATATCAATTCTAATttcgataattaaaatataacttaattcataaaatgtttatctttttattattattttgaatattagAGTCGTGAACACTTTTTTAGAAAAgagaatattaaatttagtacATATATGGTATTGTCCATGAGTAACGCACGTATAGCAAATCTAATTTAGTACACATATTGCAATTTGCAATCAATAATATATAACACATTATTTGGTTCGTTCACCAGAAATGAAGAAACAAAATCGTGGTTGGCACCACCACCACATCACTAATTATGACTTCTTTAGACACACGGAAATATAATCATTTCTGTTTAATCTTATTCAATATTTTGATAATGTGGAATTCAGATTTAagaccaaaaataaaaataaagttattTTCAGTACTCTCATTATATATTCAGTGCTGACGAAATCCAAACATGAAAACAAATCACACGTTTATTTTGTCATTAGATTTTTAATAATATGCGGTCTATTTGAAGTTACAGATTCACACTCATTATCCGATCAAAAGTGATTTTCATTCTCATTTTAGtttgtttataaaattatgaataaattcgATCTAAAAACACATGAGAAAAGAAAACGTAGATGCGGGGCTAATTCAAATGAGGCAGCTTGTGCTTAATATGGAAAACTATATTGTTACCTTTATCCCAATAATGCATTTCAAAAAAGTGAAATTGAATTAAAGATTTAACATGATTTGGGGTGAGTGGTGTAtgatgtaaaataaaataaaatatggagtactagtTAGAACTTTGaagtatatttaaaaaaaaaaaaaatagtagtactcgTTTAAAAATGAGTATAATTTGGGGCGAGTTATGTAGTACTATAACGTAAACTCAAAAATATAATTGGGCTTATTTTAAGACCATATACCTAACTTActgtgtgtttattttgaaTTCCACATATTTTGGAACCGAGACCTCTAGCATTGGGTAGTAACTAACCGCATTAccactaaggccatccacaataggaatagcccagccatagcccagccactgccatatcagcagcactaaaaatcctcctgccacatcatcaaaacaagcaaatagcccagccatagcctagccactaataccacatcactattaacaaatatatacaaaatgaaataattaacaatcacacaatatgcgaaatttaatttacgagacatatacgggaaaagtttaataatactattaaaatttaaaaaagtacaataatttaaaacaagtggtgcgaatgaaaatgacgaacaaagcgcgtatatatagtgttttgaaaaaaaaaattattttttcgcgctaggcggtgcgctgggcgatccgggcgctgcaatagcgccgaacggaccgcccagcgcaccgcccagcgccacgcgaccgcccagcgctgcgcggtttctctctccaatcgcccgctgggcggctgcaatagatcgcccagcgaaccgcccagcgccggcgctcggctgggcggtcgctgggcgcctattgtggatggcctaacacTAAGccaacacacatacacacactttgttctctctattttatagtAGTAACACTTAACAATGTTACCTATAATCCAATACTCCATCTGTTACATAtataaattatgatttttttttcaactgACAATATTCAAGAAAGTAGTTATTTTGAAGGGAGGAGGAAGTACTccatttctttctcttttcaaCGCCAAAAcgaagaaaataataaatctaatttaatttatgatcAAATACAATTTTTGGAATATAAGAGAAAAACTACAAATTTTGCATGGTATTGCAGAACTTGCAAACTaaataagaaggaaaaaagaaaaaaaatcacaaaaagcaaataaaaaaaactcattaTGGAAGAATATATGTACCAATTTTGAAACAGTGTCATGTAAGATTATGAGTCTTGTGTGATTGGACCAATTCAGTATGATGCATGCTGAGAGGAAAAAAATGGACAAGAAATCAAATAATGGTTGCAATCCACTTAGATTTTGCCAACAAAGGTGGTCCAATTTTTCCCCTGTATGTTGATGGTTGATGGCAACCATGTGCTTTGTGAGGAGCACAAAATCACAGCTACCAACATGTGGGTTGGCACAGACAACATGGAGCTGTCTACTCACTGATTGCTTTTATTTCAACAATTCATCCCATGAAGAAATGGACTACTCACACTAGGTGCCTCTGCACATGCAACAATTCACCGTCGACGATGAACCATTACGCAAACACAGATCACTATATCAGGTTCGAGTCCACCATAATGCACTCTTCAAATTTATTAATGGTGCAACTACCAAAAAGATCAGAACAAAAAAAGCAAGCATTTCgactcttcttttttttaatcatatcCCAACAATGGGGGAGATCAATATTCGATTTTCTCCTCACGAGAATTCACATGTTACATTACAGCCCTATGAATCATCATGGATTGCCACCAGTGAAAATAGTATGTTAGCTATTGCATACGACTGTCTATAAAGCCGTAAGCAGACTACTCTGTAAGCAAGTAAGCTTATGAAGGAAAATAAGGGAAACAGAATATGTTTAGGCGAGAGAGGTTGATGTCAGCTTGCCATTTTAAAACCATTGGTGCCGGTCATGGATGGTCCAGCCGCATAGAAGATCAGACCCCTCGTCCGACCAGGGGCCCCACCCTTGATCGAGGATAAGTCCAGCACAAACCTGCAAGAAAAAGCTCGAGTAATCAAGATTTCACCATGAAATTATGTTTGTAACTTTATTTGATTAGCCAATTACATGTTGTTTGCCGGTTTCTCTTGCTGTGGAGTAGTGCAGTTTATGAGGATCTTCTTGTCGATTTTTGAGATGGTGTGTTCCAGAGGCACGTGGACCGTCTCCGGAACTGAAAAACGAGCGCGTTAATCTCATTTAACAAGCAACAGATTGCACAAAAAGCATGTAGTTGGATAGAATAAAAAAGCTCACCTGATAAATTGGTAGCTTTGCCACTCCCATCACTTAGGCCTAATAGTTTCTGCAAGAatgtgagattcaatctcagtATCATGTTCAAAATATGAACAAACATATACagagaaaaataatactaagatTCAATCACTTTAAGATTCTCGTAACAGATCTCCAGATCATCGTTGATCAAGCAATGATCAAAGAGCCCGGGCGAGGTTCCCTGATCAATCTCCGCCTTAGCATTTCTCAGTCGCTTTTGGATCTGCTCTTCTGTCTCAGTCCccctttataaaataaaaacaagctTCGTGTCAATTACACTATACTTGATGCACAGAAAGGAAACGAGGCTTGCCTACCTAGCACGAAGGCGTTTCTCGAGCTGCTCAAATGAAGGAGGGCGGATAAAGACAAATATGGCCTCGAGAGAGCTAGCCCTAACTGATCTAGCCCCTTGAACATCAATGTCAAGAATGCATCTCTACAAAAAATCAAGAATCATAAATTCATATTGAAACTACAAGCTAATCATGACTCATCAATGAAAGGATGATTCGGTACCTTTCCTTGATCGGTAACCATCTCAACCGACTCCACACTGGTTCCATAGAGGTTCCCATGAACCGCTGCAAACTCTAGGAACTTTCCATCCTGTATATCTTTCTCCATCACATCACGCTCCGTGAAATGATAGTGGACGCCATTCTGCTCGTTGTTTCTTGGAGCACGGGTGGTGTGGCTCACTGAGAACCCAAACATCATTGGGAAGTCCTCCATCAGTTTGGCAATGAGGGTGCCCTTACCAACTCCCGAAGGACCACTTATGACAACGGGTATTTGAGCCTCTCCCACCACACCTTTACTCCAAGCAACCACTTCAGTCCCTAATCTAGCTCTGTGCTCTCTCACAAACGCAGTGTTAACCTAAAACGTTGGATCAAAGGCATCAAAACTATTGTACATACATACCCCTACAAATCATCAGCTTCTCACAAATGATGGTAAAAGGGACAAACCTCAAGGAACCAAAAGCAATCATCTGAGGTCGCGTTACCCTTAATGACCAAAATCCGATCTTCATCCAAGACTATAGCCGAGTGTCCCTTTGACAGCGCAGGCTTCGTCCCAAACACAGTTGGGATCACCCTAACAACACAATTCAAGATTCTGAGCTACCTTattattcaaattcaagaaaactgAACCAAACACCAGGATTCTCGAGAGATCGTTACCATTCGCTCGCGGATTTATCTAAAATCCGAACTCCAATGGAGGAATCAGATCCGTTTCCCATTGCACCAATGGCAAACTGAAttcaaatcaagaaaaaaaaggtCTAAGATTTATCCATAACCAAGGATACTTGAAGCATAGCATTTCATTCAAGATATTGAATCATCATACTGTTCTATTGCAGCCCATGTTGTTGATTGTTTCGCAGCCCTTCGATTTCAAGAGAAGCCCATTTGAAACATCATCATCAGCAATGAAAGCTGGAGCTTCCCCCTGAtcacaacacacacacaaaattaagcccatttttcacaaaatcaaatttttttttccacccaaaagtGAACAAGAATGGATCATAAATATGAGCACTCACCATTGATAGAGGCGATCCAAGCAATCAACAACTAATCTGTTACAAGAGAAAACGTAAGGAAACATGAGATCCAAATATACTTGTAATGCTCACAGCTCTCATTGCTCGCCACAATACATAAattcactacacacaaacacacactgaTTGATCTACTGAAAAAAGATTAAATATTGATATAAATCAAAGCCTCAAATAACAGAAAGCCGACTTCCCCGCCACATTATTTGAGCAATCACAACAAAATTtcatcactttttatttttttccccttaCCTCGTACACGATTTATGCGCGTGCAACGAAAATGGTCGATCAAAGACGAGATTTTGAAGGCAGGGGCGACTTGGGATTGAGAAAGTGTGAAAGTTTGCAAGAAATTTTGGGAGGGAGAGAGGCTCccattttagaaaattaaaggctacttgatggatccgcgaattattgatgttagtaaatgctggtagagaattatgacacaatgaatttacgtggttcgatttactgaggtaaatctacgtccacggggagaaatgagggcaggtttgtattgcttgatctgcgaaaatacagcttacaatacagacttgctatatgctattttatctctagagagcttaacctttttctatcagatctaagttctatttatacattgaactaggatcgtggtttgcagccccactaacaagatcgtgggtgagcaataactgctcaataactgcttcataccactaaatagatcgtgggtatagtggaggtcgtggaggcctttcgtgagtccaccaactcctagttcggtcgaatgctgagaccgaactgctggactttaccgatcagctcttgccgatctgagaggagagcttgactggtcggcttttaccaagctgtaggctgagtccgaactctttggtcgtgccgaactctttggtcgtgccgaactctttggtgccgaacagatactctttcttgggctctgggctgatgggccgtcactgttattgggcttgccattagggtttagttcgtaccccatcactaccccccccgaaaagcgaagtggatcacttcggcgaggtgagtcacttcggcattctggataacggtaagggggaggctgacgtcaggggacgtgcctagcgcatgcctgcattaaatgcgacagtaaaatccggccgttgattcctgaaaaggtgggattcgaaacggcgcaacgatttcgaaatctttcccgtatctgataaatacgctctttcttcatcattgaagcacttttgctgttgcgtcttctatactctctttcttgcaaaaattctctctccgctttcaagaattttttccagactatcttcaccttcaaaagtaagaaaaatgtcttcttcttcttcttcggagtcgggtagcgttaggaaagggggtaaggggtcttctagccggaaagaatccggggagaagaccgtagagtattttcacagtatcttgagtaaggatactgtgatatccctttacgaaaaatactcttttcctggggggaaggcggtggtacctgacggtgatcacagggctgactccccgccggagggttacgtcaccgtgtacgaggcctgcttagaatgcgggcttcgtttccccctcccttctgcctttatagatttactagatttttttcagcttcctttaggccaggtgactccgaactcttggaggcacttgtcggccttcgctgccgaactccgtaggttaggaagggatttgtctttgaaggcgatccttaaattctttcaatttaagaggaaggggtcttggttttacttgatccctttacagccttttagggccttttgtaaaacgaagtggccgaagtggcaaaatcgcttcttctactatgataggaccgcggctcctagttttccctggagagggccggagtccgttatccgtcaccctcggcctgaaccgttggacgagctcgacggcgagctcaacaagattcccctagttaggaaacaatacacggagtctgagctcgtcaagggcgacgtcgtgttcgacatctcgtcttcggacgaagaggccgagggtgaggatttctctttatctttatgctctactgctttaacgaagaaaatctgactttgctttcttgctttttggcagtgttcatgttgaataaggctatcagaaagtcctccgagcttgtggagccggagagagagaaggctaccagctcggcgcctgatgccgagaagaatccgaagaggcaaaagacctcttcgggtccaaagaagccggagtcgacttcggcaaataggaaggggaagacccagaagcccccgagagcgccagagaaagacatggtcttggcgcctccttcggagcatatctgtgagccatttctatggcccacggacttcgccgaggtgaattgtcttcttgattccttggcttggcttctgtcctgtatttttggtgccctctgttaacttttttccttatccattttcagaggaatgatatgctctccaagctcgtcgccgtcgaactctccaaagcgtccaatgactatgccgagatgcagaggaagttggcggctgcttgtcatcgggccgaacaggctgaggctaaatttgagaaggccagagctgctaggatttcggcccaggatgaagctcagtttgccaaaaaccagctcgtcatccagcgagagcaggcgaagcggagcgatgctgctgccgtggttgcccaaggggaggctctccgtgtttacacggagaaactctttttgagcagccagttctcggcctttgtcggtagcctggtaaggctaattgccgataagggcgagcagggggccgacgtcgtgctgcctctgtacagccgagagatagcagctcggcttcagaatctgccgctccttgaggagctcgcttcatcttcggtcctgctttctgcagaccgagtccggagttgtcgagctgatcgggacgagaacctggaggctatctttgcctccgtgggacccgtttcacccgcttcgacttacaacgg
This portion of the Salvia splendens isolate huo1 chromosome 10, SspV2, whole genome shotgun sequence genome encodes:
- the LOC121750215 gene encoding guanylate kinase 2-like, which codes for MGEAPAFIADDDVSNGLLLKSKGCETINNMGCNRTFAIGAMGNGSDSSIGVRILDKSASEWVIPTVFGTKPALSKGHSAIVLDEDRILVIKGNATSDDCFWFLEVNTAFVREHRARLGTEVVAWSKGVVGEAQIPVVISGPSGVGKGTLIAKLMEDFPMMFGFSVSHTTRAPRNNEQNGVHYHFTERDVMEKDIQDGKFLEFAAVHGNLYGTSVESVEMVTDQGKRCILDIDVQGARSVRASSLEAIFVFIRPPSFEQLEKRLRARGTETEEQIQKRLRNAKAEIDQGTSPGLFDHCLINDDLEICYENLKKLLGLSDGSGKATNLSVPETVHVPLEHTISKIDKKILINCTTPQQEKPANNMFVLDLSSIKGGAPGRTRGLIFYAAGPSMTGTNGFKMAS